From Pseudoalteromonas sp. R3, one genomic window encodes:
- a CDS encoding DUF2066 domain-containing protein — MALRLFLLSLFGWCMAASAVEVTDLYEATLQVDNKTRAKRVVASQQALDRVIQKLTGRTEHLNHPLIRQSKKRISDYMLKYEYIESADGDIKIRVRFEADKVEQLVRDSNLPLWGNRRPMIAIWLVIEDNLRREFVTQESYPQLERLIYDTAAEWGIPVVVPLMDLTDRAQVGIAEVWGNFSEPVEAASMRYNAERVITGRLFKQPNSSSWQLDWRYTDTDQFESTQQVGDKQQLLIAMINDMSTALAAEYVIDPNRSYATNSTVLTVDKLTSFSKIELARRQLLSISTVQDVDVIYRQGDLVKFEVEHGSSVVDLQKSLKLERAFSVYVDPRAFYQVASANNLRYSWVGQ, encoded by the coding sequence ATGGCACTAAGATTATTTTTACTGAGTTTGTTTGGCTGGTGCATGGCTGCAAGCGCGGTTGAGGTAACAGATCTATACGAAGCTACATTGCAGGTAGATAACAAGACACGTGCAAAGCGCGTTGTTGCAAGCCAACAGGCGCTGGACCGCGTAATCCAAAAGTTGACAGGTCGCACTGAGCACCTGAACCATCCACTTATCCGCCAAAGCAAAAAACGCATTTCTGACTATATGCTCAAATATGAGTACATTGAGTCGGCTGATGGCGATATTAAAATACGGGTGAGGTTTGAAGCAGATAAAGTAGAACAACTGGTCAGGGACAGTAACTTGCCTTTGTGGGGCAACCGTCGCCCGATGATTGCAATTTGGTTAGTGATTGAGGATAACCTGCGACGTGAGTTTGTGACACAGGAAAGTTACCCTCAGCTGGAGCGGCTCATTTATGATACGGCCGCAGAGTGGGGGATCCCTGTGGTGGTACCGCTGATGGACCTGACCGACCGGGCGCAGGTGGGCATTGCCGAGGTATGGGGTAATTTTTCTGAGCCAGTTGAAGCGGCATCTATGCGTTATAACGCAGAGCGGGTGATAACAGGACGGCTGTTTAAACAACCCAACAGCAGCAGCTGGCAACTGGATTGGCGTTATACAGATACCGATCAGTTTGAGTCGACCCAGCAGGTCGGGGACAAACAACAGCTACTTATTGCCATGATCAATGATATGTCAACGGCACTGGCAGCTGAATATGTGATTGATCCCAATCGTTCTTATGCGACCAATAGCACAGTCTTAACGGTAGATAAACTAACCTCATTCAGCAAAATAGAGCTTGCCAGAAGACAGTTGCTAAGCATCAGCACGGTACAGGATGTCGATGTGATTTATCGCCAGGGCGATTTAGTTAAGTTTGAAGTGGAGCATGGCTCATCAGTGGTCGATTTGCAAAAGTCGCTGAAATTAGAACGCGCATTCAGTGTGTATGTTGACCCGCGTGCATTTTATCAGGTGGCCAGTGCCAATAACCTCAGATACAGTTGGGTGGGGCAGTAG
- the hda gene encoding DnaA inactivator Hda produces the protein MMQPMQMALPVTLPDDETFSAYFGGEGSLEVTHLKNALEAIQQDFQFTYLCGLGDSGKSHLLYATCIHAQEQGLSTILLSLRELINFGPAVLDGLEALDVVCIDDVHLVAGNEPWEKALFNFFNRFNEPGKCLVVTADLLPNMLNLSLPDLESRFTWGTTFQIRSMSDDDKAEALVKRAKMRGLELSDECARFLLTRLSRDMRALLDVLDKLDHASMAAQRKLTIPFIKTTLNL, from the coding sequence ATGATGCAGCCTATGCAAATGGCTTTGCCGGTAACCCTGCCCGACGATGAAACCTTTAGTGCTTATTTTGGAGGGGAAGGTTCGCTGGAAGTGACGCATCTGAAAAATGCACTCGAGGCAATCCAGCAGGACTTTCAGTTCACTTATCTTTGTGGTCTGGGTGACTCTGGTAAGTCGCATCTGCTTTATGCCACCTGTATTCATGCTCAGGAACAAGGCCTGTCTACAATTCTGTTGTCGCTCAGAGAGCTGATTAACTTCGGGCCAGCGGTGTTAGATGGACTGGAAGCGTTGGATGTCGTGTGCATTGATGATGTGCATCTGGTCGCGGGCAATGAGCCCTGGGAAAAAGCACTGTTTAACTTTTTTAATCGGTTCAATGAGCCTGGTAAGTGCCTGGTCGTCACGGCCGATTTATTGCCGAATATGCTGAATTTGAGCCTGCCTGATCTGGAATCGCGTTTTACCTGGGGCACCACATTTCAGATCCGCTCGATGAGTGATGATGATAAAGCCGAAGCACTCGTTAAGCGGGCCAAAATGCGTGGACTGGAACTCAGTGATGAATGTGCCAGGTTCTTGCTGACCCGGCTTAGTCGGGATATGCGTGCCTTGTTAGATGTACTGGATAAGCTGGATCATGCGTCAATGGCCGCGCAGCGAAAGCTGACAATTCCGTTTATTAAAACCACCTTGAATTTGTAA
- the pheS gene encoding phenylalanine--tRNA ligase subunit alpha has product MNLENILAQALDAVANASEVAQLEEVRVNYLGKKGEITGLLKTLGKLAPEERKEAGQVINQAKNQVQTAINDKREALEQAALAQKLAAETIDVTLPGRTMPQGGLHPVTRTIERIEQFFGELGFAVKSGPEVEDDFHNFDALNIPEHHPARADHDTFYFNPKLVLRTQTSGVQIRTMEAEQPPLRIISPGRVYRNDYDQTHTPMFHQVEGLMVDTDVSFTELKGILHDFLRNFFEEDMEIRFRPSYFPFTEPSAEVDVKGKNGKWLEVLGCGMVHPNVLRSVGIDPEKYTGFAFGMGVERLTMLRYGVNDLRAFFENDLKFLNQFR; this is encoded by the coding sequence ATGAACTTAGAGAATATTTTAGCGCAAGCGCTGGACGCCGTTGCAAACGCGAGCGAAGTTGCGCAACTTGAGGAAGTCAGAGTTAACTACCTTGGTAAAAAAGGTGAGATCACTGGACTACTAAAAACCCTGGGTAAACTGGCACCAGAAGAACGTAAAGAAGCGGGTCAGGTGATCAACCAGGCAAAAAATCAGGTTCAGACCGCGATCAATGACAAGCGTGAAGCGCTGGAGCAGGCCGCACTGGCTCAGAAACTGGCAGCAGAAACCATTGACGTAACTCTGCCTGGGCGTACTATGCCACAAGGCGGTTTACACCCGGTAACACGGACTATTGAGCGAATCGAACAGTTCTTTGGTGAGCTGGGCTTTGCTGTTAAATCTGGTCCGGAAGTTGAAGATGACTTCCATAACTTTGATGCACTGAATATTCCAGAGCACCATCCTGCACGTGCCGATCACGATACGTTCTACTTTAACCCTAAGCTGGTTTTAAGAACCCAGACCAGTGGTGTTCAGATCCGTACTATGGAAGCAGAGCAGCCGCCACTACGTATTATTTCTCCAGGCCGTGTATATCGTAACGATTACGACCAGACACACACGCCAATGTTCCACCAGGTTGAAGGCCTGATGGTAGACACAGACGTGAGCTTTACTGAGTTGAAAGGTATTTTGCACGATTTCTTGCGTAACTTTTTCGAAGAAGATATGGAAATCCGCTTCCGCCCGTCTTACTTCCCGTTCACTGAGCCTTCAGCAGAGGTGGACGTGAAAGGCAAAAATGGCAAGTGGTTAGAAGTACTAGGTTGTGGCATGGTGCACCCGAACGTACTGCGTTCTGTGGGTATTGATCCTGAAAAGTACACCGGTTTTGCATTTGGTATGGGTGTAGAGCGTCTGACCATGCTGCGATATGGTGTTAACGATTTGCGTGCTTTCTTCGAAAACGATTTAAAATTCCTAAACCAATTCAGATAA
- the pheT gene encoding phenylalanine--tRNA ligase subunit beta, with product MKFSEKWLREWVNPAIDTEALSEQLSMAGLEVDAVDPVAGDFDGVVIGEVVECGQHPDADKLRVTKVNVGEDELLDIVCGAANCRAGLKVAVAKVGAVLPGGFKIKKAKLRGQPSHGMLCAFEELGMAESSDGILELPADAQIGQSIREYFNLDDVTIDVDLTANRSDCLGIKGLAREVGVLNGIDVNELAIPAVEPTIDDKIEIELVNSQACPRYLGRVVKGINLDAVTPLWMVEKLRRSGIRSIDPVVDITNYVLLELGHPMHAFDLNAIEGGIKVRSAAENEELILLDGNTAKLKPSTLVIADHNKALAMAGIFGGENSGVKEGTTDILLESAFFSPLAIAGQARSYGLHTDASHRYERGVDYQLQRDAMERATALLLEIAGGQAGPVVEAVSEADLPEAKSVTLRRARLDRVIGYHIEDSKVTDILTRLGLDVTFANDSWTATVPSYRFDISIEEDLIEEVARVFGYNNIPNVAPTAALKMTDHQEARLPVSRLRNELVARGYQEAITYSFVDPKKQLLLHPDSDALVLPHPISVEMSAMRVSLMPGLLNAVAYNQNRQQSRIRLFEHGLKFIKDEAAENGVRQTPVIGGVVYGNTHNEHWGIASRKTDFFDVKGDVEALLALCNDKARFSFKAQECDGLHPGQSAAIYANGEKVGFIGAVHPQLQKSLDLNETAYVFEVETAAIAQRQLPEAVSISKFPSNRRDIAILVADDVKIGDILESIEKVGGNQLVDLNLFDVYKGKGIEPGYKSLAIALTLQAVDRTLEEKDINDTVEIVVAELAKQFNASLRD from the coding sequence ATGAAATTTAGTGAAAAGTGGTTAAGAGAATGGGTTAATCCTGCGATTGATACCGAGGCTCTATCTGAACAGTTATCAATGGCCGGTCTGGAAGTCGATGCTGTCGACCCGGTTGCAGGTGATTTTGATGGCGTGGTTATCGGTGAAGTCGTTGAGTGTGGTCAGCACCCGGATGCAGACAAGCTGCGTGTCACCAAAGTAAACGTTGGTGAAGACGAACTGCTGGATATCGTATGTGGTGCGGCAAACTGCCGTGCGGGCCTGAAAGTGGCTGTGGCGAAAGTTGGCGCAGTTCTGCCAGGCGGCTTTAAAATCAAAAAAGCAAAATTACGTGGCCAGCCTTCACACGGCATGCTGTGTGCGTTTGAAGAGCTGGGCATGGCAGAAAGCTCAGATGGTATTTTAGAGCTACCAGCTGATGCACAAATTGGCCAGAGCATTCGCGAATACTTCAACCTTGACGACGTCACCATTGACGTTGACCTGACTGCAAACCGCAGTGATTGTCTGGGCATTAAAGGCCTGGCGCGCGAAGTCGGCGTACTAAATGGTATTGATGTCAATGAGTTGGCTATCCCGGCTGTCGAACCGACTATTGATGACAAAATTGAGATTGAACTGGTGAACAGCCAGGCCTGTCCTCGTTACCTCGGCCGTGTGGTGAAGGGCATCAACCTGGATGCGGTTACACCACTGTGGATGGTTGAAAAACTGCGTCGCTCGGGCATTCGCTCAATCGATCCGGTTGTTGATATTACCAACTATGTGCTGCTTGAGCTGGGCCACCCAATGCATGCTTTCGATTTGAATGCCATTGAAGGTGGGATCAAAGTACGTAGCGCAGCAGAAAACGAAGAGCTGATATTGCTTGATGGCAATACGGCCAAACTGAAGCCAAGCACGCTGGTTATTGCCGATCACAACAAAGCACTGGCGATGGCCGGTATCTTCGGTGGCGAAAACTCAGGTGTTAAAGAAGGCACTACAGACATCTTGCTTGAAAGTGCATTCTTCAGTCCTTTAGCGATTGCCGGTCAGGCACGTAGCTATGGCCTGCATACTGATGCATCACACCGCTACGAGCGTGGTGTTGATTATCAACTGCAACGTGATGCCATGGAGCGCGCAACGGCGTTGCTACTCGAGATTGCGGGTGGACAGGCAGGTCCTGTTGTCGAAGCTGTTTCAGAGGCTGATTTACCAGAAGCCAAATCGGTGACGCTTCGTCGTGCACGTCTTGACCGCGTTATCGGCTACCATATTGAAGACAGCAAAGTGACAGACATTCTGACGCGTCTGGGTCTGGACGTGACTTTTGCCAACGACAGCTGGACTGCCACGGTTCCAAGCTATCGCTTTGACATCAGCATTGAAGAAGATCTGATTGAAGAAGTTGCACGCGTATTTGGTTACAACAACATTCCAAACGTTGCCCCGACAGCGGCGTTAAAGATGACCGACCATCAGGAAGCGCGTTTACCGGTTTCTCGCCTGCGCAATGAACTGGTTGCACGTGGTTATCAGGAAGCGATTACCTACAGCTTTGTCGATCCGAAAAAACAACTGCTTTTACACCCAGACAGCGATGCACTGGTATTGCCTCACCCAATTTCTGTTGAAATGTCGGCAATGCGTGTGAGCTTGATGCCTGGACTGCTTAATGCGGTGGCGTATAACCAAAACCGTCAGCAGTCACGTATTCGCTTGTTCGAACACGGCCTGAAGTTCATTAAAGATGAAGCTGCTGAAAACGGCGTTCGTCAAACTCCAGTTATTGGCGGCGTAGTTTATGGTAATACGCACAATGAACACTGGGGTATTGCAAGCCGTAAAACCGACTTCTTTGATGTGAAAGGGGACGTTGAAGCATTACTTGCCTTGTGTAACGATAAAGCGCGTTTCAGTTTTAAAGCACAGGAGTGTGATGGACTTCACCCTGGTCAGTCAGCTGCAATCTATGCGAATGGCGAGAAAGTCGGCTTTATTGGTGCGGTACATCCACAACTGCAAAAGTCGCTGGATCTGAATGAAACTGCGTATGTTTTTGAAGTTGAAACAGCCGCTATAGCACAGCGACAGCTTCCAGAAGCCGTTAGTATCTCGAAATTCCCGTCAAATCGCCGTGATATTGCTATTTTAGTTGCAGATGATGTAAAAATAGGCGATATTTTAGAAAGCATTGAGAAAGTTGGCGGAAATCAATTAGTTGACCTAAACTTATTCGATGTGTATAAGGGCAAAGGTATTGAGCCTGGTTATAAGAGTTTAGCCATTGCTCTAACACTGCAAGCCGTTGATAGAACGCTCGAAGAGAAAGACATCAACGACACTGTAGAAATCGTGGTGGCCGAATTGGCCAAACAATTTAATGCATCGTTGAGGGACTAG
- the ihfA gene encoding integration host factor subunit alpha, whose translation MALTKADIAEHLFEKLGINKKDAKDLVEAFFEEIRSALESGEQVKLSGFGNFDLRDKKERPGRNPKTGEDIPISARRVVTFRPGQKLKTRVEVGTSKNL comes from the coding sequence ATGGCGCTTACTAAAGCCGACATAGCTGAACACCTATTTGAGAAATTGGGGATAAACAAAAAGGATGCCAAAGACTTAGTTGAAGCGTTTTTTGAAGAAATCCGCTCAGCGCTGGAAAGTGGAGAGCAGGTAAAGCTGTCCGGTTTTGGTAATTTCGATCTGCGTGATAAAAAAGAACGCCCAGGTCGTAATCCTAAAACTGGTGAAGACATTCCCATCTCGGCACGTCGTGTTGTAACTTTCAGACCCGGTCAGAAGTTAAAAACACGTGTAGAAGTGGGTACCAGCAAAAACCTGTAA
- a CDS encoding CSS-motif domain-containing protein: MIQGNHSLTNRIKNIIVAWLISSVLFGLLAIFVYVQQKDAAKQSVQAASELIRLELDSQLHNIDVFLKQAEQLDIHCDASTITLMREQVFVNPALSEIGIVDQQGRLLCNSFGRLTPPYKPLSLLNNRG; the protein is encoded by the coding sequence TTGATCCAGGGTAATCACTCCTTGACTAACCGTATCAAAAATATCATCGTCGCCTGGTTAATTAGCTCTGTATTATTTGGGCTGCTTGCTATCTTTGTCTACGTGCAGCAAAAAGACGCTGCAAAGCAATCCGTTCAGGCCGCTTCAGAGTTGATCCGACTGGAGCTGGACTCGCAGCTTCACAACATAGATGTCTTCCTAAAGCAGGCTGAGCAACTAGATATACACTGTGATGCCAGCACCATTACTTTGATGAGAGAGCAGGTATTTGTTAATCCTGCATTGAGTGAAATAGGTATTGTCGATCAACAGGGGCGTTTACTGTGCAATTCATTCGGCCGTCTGACACCCCCGTACAAACCACTGAGCCTGTTAAACAATCGGGGCTAA
- a CDS encoding EAL domain-containing protein translates to MQFIRPSDTPVQTTEPVKQSGLRYHGPIITDFLQVPAFVLARTRNDGFEVNALLPTSWLSDTLDITRHKNLAFIALLDGDSGVPIFLRGKYTLPLGETLFPMRDVVEFEGRFDDGAQKYIFARPLAALPQLTIMVASDAKRLSTIKPVWLLTLLVLYCACLVGLTMLLNYYDSRVLSSRALLLGAISRQELFNVYQPLVDATTREVVGVEVLIRWQHPVEGELSPAYFIPEAERDGSILDLSIYQIEKALTELGDIVQNHPGFKVSFNVNGYLLTCADYLETLHKANQVIPTLTIELTERDVLSQAQIHSVLQSLVDKGIEIAIDDFGTGYSGLHYLQSFPIDLLKIDQTFVASIGMENLQSPVLNAVIEMAAKLNKKLIAEGVETAHQAEYLTRQGVSVHQGWHYYKAMPAQELKLIC, encoded by the coding sequence GTGCAATTCATTCGGCCGTCTGACACCCCCGTACAAACCACTGAGCCTGTTAAACAATCGGGGCTAAGATATCACGGCCCGATCATCACTGACTTCCTGCAAGTGCCCGCATTTGTACTGGCACGGACACGCAACGATGGGTTTGAGGTCAACGCGTTGCTGCCAACCAGCTGGCTGAGCGACACCCTGGATATTACCCGTCATAAAAACCTGGCGTTTATCGCTTTGCTTGATGGTGACTCTGGGGTGCCCATTTTTTTACGCGGAAAATACACGTTGCCACTGGGCGAGACACTTTTTCCGATGCGCGATGTGGTTGAGTTTGAGGGGCGCTTTGATGATGGGGCGCAGAAGTATATTTTTGCTCGTCCGCTTGCTGCTTTGCCGCAACTGACTATTATGGTTGCCAGTGATGCTAAGCGGCTTTCTACCATTAAACCTGTTTGGTTGCTAACCCTGTTGGTCTTATACTGCGCTTGCCTGGTTGGGCTCACTATGCTGTTAAATTACTATGACAGTCGAGTATTGAGTAGTCGCGCACTGTTGCTTGGGGCCATCAGCAGACAGGAACTTTTTAACGTTTATCAGCCACTCGTGGATGCAACGACCCGTGAGGTTGTTGGCGTTGAAGTATTGATCCGCTGGCAACACCCAGTGGAGGGAGAGCTAAGCCCAGCCTATTTTATCCCTGAAGCTGAAAGAGACGGTAGTATTCTGGATTTGTCGATTTATCAGATAGAGAAGGCGCTAACTGAGCTCGGCGATATTGTACAAAACCACCCTGGCTTTAAAGTGTCGTTCAATGTCAACGGGTATTTGTTAACCTGTGCTGACTACCTTGAGACTTTGCATAAAGCAAATCAGGTTATCCCGACGCTAACCATAGAGCTGACAGAGCGAGATGTATTGTCTCAGGCACAAATACATTCCGTCTTACAGTCACTGGTTGATAAGGGTATCGAGATTGCAATAGATGACTTTGGTACGGGCTATAGCGGCTTGCATTACCTGCAGAGCTTTCCGATTGATTTACTGAAAATAGACCAGACCTTTGTCGCCTCAATTGGAATGGAGAACTTACAGTCTCCCGTACTCAATGCGGTGATAGAGATGGCGGCAAAGCTTAATAAAAAGCTGATTGCAGAAGGGGTAGAAACGGCGCATCAGGCAGAGTATCTAACCCGACAGGGTGTCTCGGTACATCAGGGGTGGCATTACTATAAAGCGATGCCGGCCCAGGAACTTAAGCTGATTTGCTAG
- a CDS encoding alpha-glucosidase family protein codes for MAQNEWWKGAVIYQVYPRSFCDTNSDGIGDLQGIISKLDYIKSLGVDAIWISPFFKSPMKDFGYDISDYRDIDPMFGNLDDFDELIDKAHQRNIKIIIDQVLSHTSDEHPWFSESRVSQANPKADWYVWADAKPDGSPPNNWLSIFGGVAWQWDSRRCQYYLHNFLTEQPDLNFHNPEVRQAVLDNVEFWLKKGVDGFRLDAINFCFHDQQLRDNPAKPKELRQGRGFSEDNPYAFQYHYYNNTQPENLAFMAEIRALLNRYPGTVSLGEISSEDSLQTMAEYTSGGDKLHMGYSFELLTKDYSAGYIRETVSRLEAVMTEGWPCWAFSNHDVERVASRWSKDGKTVDARQASMLTALLGSLRGSVCMYQGEELGLGEAEVAFEDLQDPYGITFWPNFKGRDGCRTPMPWSEQREHAGFTEGKPWLPVSPAHQSHAVSQQADSTDSILARFQAFMAWRNTMPELQVGDIEFIDTPEPVLAFYRRYEGKTLLCVFNLSDQLAQLALDIEHHAQHLEIAHHNGRYEKGLLSLPGFGSYFASL; via the coding sequence ATGGCTCAAAATGAATGGTGGAAAGGCGCGGTTATTTACCAGGTATACCCTCGCAGCTTTTGTGATACCAATAGTGATGGAATCGGCGATCTTCAGGGGATCATAAGTAAGCTCGACTATATTAAGTCGCTCGGCGTAGACGCCATCTGGATCTCGCCATTTTTTAAGTCACCAATGAAAGACTTTGGCTATGATATTAGCGACTATCGGGATATCGACCCTATGTTTGGTAACCTTGATGACTTTGATGAGCTGATTGATAAAGCACATCAAAGGAATATTAAGATCATTATCGATCAAGTACTTAGCCATACTTCAGATGAACACCCCTGGTTCAGTGAAAGCCGTGTCAGTCAGGCCAACCCTAAAGCAGACTGGTATGTCTGGGCTGATGCTAAACCTGATGGCAGCCCACCAAACAACTGGTTGTCTATCTTTGGTGGTGTTGCCTGGCAATGGGATTCGCGTCGCTGCCAGTACTATCTGCACAATTTCCTGACCGAGCAACCGGACTTGAATTTCCATAACCCTGAAGTACGTCAGGCGGTGCTGGATAATGTAGAATTCTGGCTGAAAAAAGGCGTAGACGGATTCCGTCTTGATGCCATTAACTTTTGCTTCCATGACCAACAGTTACGAGACAATCCGGCTAAACCTAAAGAGTTACGCCAGGGCCGCGGCTTTAGCGAAGATAACCCTTATGCGTTCCAGTACCACTATTACAATAACACTCAACCAGAGAACCTTGCTTTCATGGCTGAGATCCGTGCCCTGCTAAACCGCTACCCGGGTACCGTCAGTTTAGGTGAAATCTCATCAGAAGACTCTCTTCAGACTATGGCTGAGTATACTTCTGGTGGTGACAAGCTGCACATGGGCTACAGTTTTGAGCTACTGACCAAAGACTACAGTGCAGGCTACATTCGCGAAACCGTATCTCGTCTTGAGGCGGTAATGACCGAAGGCTGGCCGTGTTGGGCATTCAGTAATCATGACGTTGAACGCGTTGCGAGCCGCTGGTCGAAAGACGGCAAAACAGTCGATGCCCGACAAGCAAGTATGCTCACCGCTTTACTTGGCTCATTACGTGGCAGTGTTTGCATGTATCAGGGCGAAGAGCTGGGGCTGGGTGAAGCGGAAGTCGCCTTTGAAGACTTACAAGACCCTTATGGCATTACTTTCTGGCCAAATTTTAAAGGTCGTGACGGATGTCGCACTCCTATGCCGTGGAGCGAGCAACGAGAACATGCGGGCTTCACCGAAGGAAAACCCTGGTTACCCGTGTCGCCGGCACATCAGTCACACGCGGTTTCTCAACAAGCTGATTCAACTGATTCTATTTTGGCCCGTTTTCAGGCGTTTATGGCCTGGCGGAATACGATGCCTGAACTACAAGTCGGTGATATTGAGTTTATCGATACCCCGGAACCTGTGCTGGCATTTTATCGACGTTATGAAGGAAAAACCCTACTGTGTGTATTCAACCTCAGTGATCAACTAGCGCAACTTGCTCTGGACATTGAACACCATGCACAACATCTGGAAATAGCCCACCATAACGGTCGCTACGAAAAAGGGCTGCTATCCCTGCCCGGATTTGGCAGTTACTTTGCTTCATTGTAA